AATCGGAATTGCTTCCATTGAAGAACTATTTTCGGATATTCCGGAAAAAGTACGATTCAAAGGTGAATATAAGATCAAACCTGCGAAATCTGAAACGTCACTTTTAAAAGAACTTGGACGTATGGCTGCGAAAAACGTCAACGCTCAAGATTATGCTTCATTCTTAGGCGCGGGAGTCTATGATCATTATCGCCCGGTCATTGTAGACCATGTTATCTCACGTTCTGAATTCTATACAGCGTACACGCCATACCAGCCCGAAATTTCACAAGGAGAATTACAAGCGATTTTTGAGTTCCAGACGATGATCTGTGAATTGACAGGTATGGAACTAGCAAACTCTTCTATGTATGACGGGGGGACGTCACTTGCTGAAGCAGGAACCCTTGCCGCAGGTCACACACGTCGCAAGAAGTTATTGGTATCTTCCACTGTTCACAACGAATCGCGTGCAGTAGTGAAGTCATATGCTGACGGGCAATACGTTGAAATGGTGACAATTCCACATAAAAACGGTGTAACGGACCTTGATAAGCTGAAAGAAATGATGGATGACGAGACTGCAGCGGTGCTCGTACAATATCCTAACTTCTACGGGCAAGTGGAAGATCTTCAAGCGATTAGCGATATCGCACATGAAAATGGTGCATTATCGATCGTTTCAGCGAATCCACTTGCACTAGGACTACTGACACCACCTGGGGCGCTTGGAGCGGATATTACAGTTGGTGATGCACAGCCATTCGGAATCGCAGAATCATTTGGCGGACCACACTGTGGATATTTTGCCGTATCGAAGAAATTGATGCGTAAAGTTCCTGGCCGTCTCGTTGGTGAAACGAATGATGATGAAGGACGTAGAGGATATGTACTGACATTGCAAGCGCGCGAGCAACATATTCGTCGTGACAAGGCAACATCTAATATCTGTTCAAATCAAGCGCTGAACGCTCTTGCAGCATCCGTTGCGATGACAGCTCTTGGAAAAGAAGGAATTAAAGAAATCGCCTATCAGAATATCGCCAAAACAGCTTATGCGAAACAAGCATTTGAAAAAGCTGGCTTCGAAGTGAAGTTCGGACCTGCACATTTCAATGAACTCGTAGTAGATTGTAAATCACCTATTCAAGATGTCAATAAACGCTTGCTTGAACGAGGAATTATTGGTGGATATGATCTAAGTTTAGTAGATGAAGATCTGGCGAATCACGCACTGATCGCTGTTACAGAACAACGTACGAAAGAAGAAATCGATGCATACGTGCAAGAATTGGAGGCTATCCATGCATAAAGACAACCAATCACTCATTTTTGAACTTTCCAAACCTGGACGAATCGGTTATAGCTTACCTGAGTTAGATGTACCCGAAGTAGATGTTACGTCCATTTTGTCTCAAGGCGTAATTCGTACGGAAGAGGCGGAACTGCCAGAAGTATCGGAGTTGGACATTATGCGTCACTATACTGCATTGTCCAATCGTAACCATGGTGTCGATACAGGGTTCTATCCATTAGGTTCTTGTACAATGAAATACAACCCAAAAATTAACGAAGCGGTTGCCCGTTTCCCAGGATTTTCACGTGTTCACCCACTACAAGACGAATCTACTATACAAGGTGCACTTGAAGTAGTATACGATCTGCAAGAGCATTTGGCTGAGATTACGGGTATGCCACAAGTCACATTGCAACCGGCAG
This window of the Sporosarcina ureae genome carries:
- the gcvPA gene encoding aminomethyl-transferring glycine dehydrogenase subunit GcvPA: MKHRYLPMTEQDQKDMLDTIGIASIEELFSDIPEKVRFKGEYKIKPAKSETSLLKELGRMAAKNVNAQDYASFLGAGVYDHYRPVIVDHVISRSEFYTAYTPYQPEISQGELQAIFEFQTMICELTGMELANSSMYDGGTSLAEAGTLAAGHTRRKKLLVSSTVHNESRAVVKSYADGQYVEMVTIPHKNGVTDLDKLKEMMDDETAAVLVQYPNFYGQVEDLQAISDIAHENGALSIVSANPLALGLLTPPGALGADITVGDAQPFGIAESFGGPHCGYFAVSKKLMRKVPGRLVGETNDDEGRRGYVLTLQAREQHIRRDKATSNICSNQALNALAASVAMTALGKEGIKEIAYQNIAKTAYAKQAFEKAGFEVKFGPAHFNELVVDCKSPIQDVNKRLLERGIIGGYDLSLVDEDLANHALIAVTEQRTKEEIDAYVQELEAIHA